GATCAGGCGCCAGCCCCGAGCATGACCTGCTTCACTCGAACCTCACAAACTTCCCGCCGCGGAAGACAAACAAGGTCGGGGTGAGCCGGTAGGCACTCTCCCCTGCGATCTTCTTCGCCGCCAGCTTCACCTTGGCCAGCGCTTCCTTCTCCTCGGTGCCAGTCACAAATAGAGTGTCGCGAGCCGGGATCGCCACCACGATTTCCCCCTTCACTTCCAGCTTCTCCGGCTTCCAGAGGTTCTCCAGTAGCAGCAAGCTGGCCTCGTAAGTCCCGTCCGCGGTCAGGATATAATACCCATCCTCTCCCACGCGCTGCAGTTCCGGCAGCAGGTTTTTCAGATTCTCGCAGGCCAGTGCCCGCACCTCCTTGCGGTCTACCCCCAGTTCCTCGAAGGCCTTTGCGAAAGGATATGCCACGCCACCGTCGCGATCCTCGGCATAGACGATCACAAGCTCCTCGTTGAGGTCCTCGTACAGGCGTTCTTCCCCTTTAGCCGCCTTCCTGATTTCCGCCAGCCAAGCCCGGTCCTTCACCACAGGCACAATGCGGCTGCG
This portion of the Luteolibacter luteus genome encodes:
- a CDS encoding DUF1444 family protein — encoded protein: MKPSLRIVLIAALLSVTAGCKEQPAKKAVSRFSTPAEFAEQVAEVYRKKDPGLKVEVVGELELKVADASGKGFTNFLNNTYDAYRQAPEAKDETIGKLVDVSLRSFAEGEKPLDRSRIVPVVKDRAWLAEIRKAAKGEERLYEDLNEELVIVYAEDRDGGVAYPFAKAFEELGVDRKEVRALACENLKNLLPELQRVGEDGYYILTADGTYEASLLLLENLWKPEKLEVKGEIVVAIPARDTLFVTGTEEKEALAKVKLAAKKIAGESAYRLTPTLFVFRGGKFVRFE